A single Corvus hawaiiensis isolate bCorHaw1 chromosome 24, bCorHaw1.pri.cur, whole genome shotgun sequence DNA region contains:
- the PTGES3 gene encoding prostaglandin E synthase 3, whose protein sequence is MQPASAKWYDRRDYVFIEFCVEDSKDVNVNFEKSKLTFSCLGGSDNFKHLNEIDLFNNIDPNESKHKRTDRSILCCLRKGESGQAWPRLTKERAKLNWLSVDFNNWKDWEDDSDEDMSNFDRFSEMMNNMGGDDDVDLPEVDGADDDSPDSDDEKMPDLE, encoded by the exons AT gCAGCCTGCCTCTGCAAAGTGGTACGACCGGAGGGACTACGTCTTTATCGAGTTCTGTGTTGAAGACAGCAAAGACGTAAATGTAAATTTTGAAAAGTCCAAACTCACGTTCAG tTGTCTTGGAGGAAGTGATAActttaaacatttaaatgaaatcGATCTTTTTAATAATATCGATCCAAAT GAATCAAAGCATAAAAGAACAGACAGATCCATCTTGTGTTGTTTACGAAAAGGAGAGTCTGGTCAGGCATGGCCAAGGTTAACAAAAGAGAGGGCAAAG CTCAACTGGCTCAGCGTGGACTTCAACAACTGGAAAGACTGGGAAGATGACTCAGATGAAGACATGTCCAATTTCGATCGCTTTTCCGAG ATGATGAACAACATGGGAGGAGACGACGACGTAGACTTGCCAGAAGTAGATGGGGCAGATGAT GACTCACCAGACAGTGATGATGAAA aAATGCCGGATCTGGAGTAA
- the ATP5F1B gene encoding ATP synthase subunit beta, mitochondrial: MLGLAGRAAAAAAAAARPLLPRGATPGRDLLPLLLGRGAAPAAAAVGARRDYAAQAAPAAKAGSTTGRIVAVIGAVVDVQFDEGLPPILNALEVQGRETRLVLEVAQHLGENTVRTIAMDGTEGLVRGQKVLDSGAPIRIPVGPETLGRIMNVIGEPIDERGPITTKQFAAIHAEAPEFVEMSVEQEILVTGIKVVDLLAPYAKGGKIGLFGGAGVGKTVLIMELINNVAKAHGGYSVFAGVGERTREGNDLYHEMIESGVINLKDATSKVALVYGQMNEPPGARARVALTGLTVAEYFRDQEGQDVLLFIDNIFRFTQAGSEVSALLGRIPSAVGYQPTLATDMGTMQERITTTRKGSITSVQAIYVPADDLTDPAPATTFAHLDATTVLSRAIAELGIYPAVDPLDSTSRIMDPNIVGPEHYDVARGVQKILQDYKSLQDIIAILGMDELSEEDKLTVARARKIQRFLSQPFQVAEVFTGHMGKLVPLKETIKGFKQILAGEYDHLPEQAFYMVGPIEEAVAKAEKLAEEHA, encoded by the exons ATGTTGGGGCTCGCGGGTcgtgccgccgccgccgccgccgccgcggctcGGCCGCTGCTGCCCCGCGGGGCCACCCCGGGCCGGGacctcctcccgctcctcctcggccgcggggccgccccggccgccgccgctgtCGGGGCGC GACGGGACTATGCCGCCCAGGCAGCCCCCGCCGCCAAGGCCGGCTCCACCACCGGCCGCATCGTGGCCGTCATCGGGGCCGTGGTGGATGTGCAGTTCGACGAGGGGCTGCCCCCCATCCTGAACGCCCTTgaggtgcagggcagggagactCGGCTGGTGCTGGAGGTGGCTCAGCACCTGG GGGAGAACACCGTGCGCACCATTGCCATGGACGGCACAGAAGGGCTGGTGAGGGGACAGAAGGTGCTGGACTCTGGTGCTCCCATCCGCATCCCCGTGGGCCCTGAGACCCTGGGCAGGATCATGAATGTCATCGGGGAACCCATCGACGAGAGGGGCCCCATCACGACCAAACA gtttGCTGCTATCCACGCCGAGGCCCCCGAGTTCGTGGAGATGAGCGTCGAGCAGGAGATCCTGGTGACAGGGATTAAGGTTGTGGATCTGTTGGCTCCCTACGCCAAGGGTGGCAAGATCG GTTTGTTTGGAGGTGCTGGTGTCGGCAAGACCGTGCTGATCATGGAGCTGATCAACAATGTGGCCAAGGCCCACGGTGGTTACTCGGTGTTCGCCGGTGTGGGCGAGAGAACCCGCGAGGGCAACGACTTGTACCACGAGATGATCGAGTCTGGGGTCATCAACCTGAAAGATGCCACTTCCAAG GTCGCCCTGGTCTACGGGCAGATGAACGAGCCCCCGGGCGCCCGTGCCAGGGTGGCCCTGACGGGGCTGACGGTGGCCGAGTACTTCAGGGACCAGGAGGGTCAGGATGTGCTGCTCTTCATCGACAACATCTTCCGCTTCACCCAGGCTGGCTCCGAg GTGTCGGCCCTGCTGGGCAGAATCCCCTCAGCCGTGGGCTACCAGCCCACACTGGCCACTGACATGGGCACCATGCAGGAGCGCATCACCACCACGCGCAAGGGCTCCATCACCTCGGTGCAG gcCATTTATGTGCCGGCCGACGACTTGACTGACCCTGCGCCTGCCACCACCTTTGCCCACTTGGACGCCACCACGGTGTTGTCCCGTGCCATCGCCGAGCTGGGCATCTACCCGGCTGTGGACCCCCTGGACTCCACCTCCCGCATCATGGACCCCAACATCGTGGGCCCCGAGCACTACGATGTGGCTCGGGGTGTGCAGAAGATCCTGCAG gacTATAAGTCACTGCAGGACATCATCGCCATCCTGGGCATGGACGAGCTGTCCGAGGAGGACAAACTGACCGTGGCCCGCGCCCGCAAGATCCAGCGGTTCCTGTCCCAGCCCTTCCAGGTGGCCGAGGTCTTCACTGGCCACATGGGCAAGTTGGTGCCACTCAAAGAGACCATCAAGGGCTTCAAGCAGATCCTGGCAG GTGAATACGACCACCTGCCTGAGCAGGCCTTCTACATGGTGGGGCCCATCGAGGAGGCGGTGGCCAAGGCAGAGAAGCTGGCAGAGGAACATGCCTGA